A window from Kovacikia minuta CCNUW1 encodes these proteins:
- a CDS encoding CheR family methyltransferase translates to MSTPHPTSHTPRPTPSPDLEEIEIQLLLEGVYRLYGFDFRNYAPSSLKRRVRNLMEAEALSSISALQDRVLHDTSCMERFLLGVTVHVTAMFRDPGFFVRFRNQVVPLLSTYPFIRIWHAGCSTGQEVYSLAILLLEEGLYHRCRIYATDMNERVLQKAKSGIYPLELMQEYTQLYLKAGGKRSFSEYYTAAYDNAAFRASLRENIIFSQHNLATDHSFNEFHVILCRNVLIYFDPVLQKRVHQLFYDSLCPLGILGLGRQETLRLTPYEPHYEELGDRIYRRLH, encoded by the coding sequence TTGTCTACCCCACACCCCACATCCCACACTCCACGCCCTACCCCCTCTCCCGACTTGGAGGAAATCGAAATTCAACTCCTACTTGAGGGAGTGTATCGTTTGTATGGTTTTGACTTTCGCAATTATGCTCCATCTTCTCTCAAACGACGGGTTCGCAACCTTATGGAAGCTGAGGCACTAAGCAGCATTTCAGCCTTACAGGATCGAGTCCTGCATGATACCAGTTGCATGGAGCGATTTCTGCTGGGGGTAACGGTTCACGTTACCGCCATGTTTCGAGATCCCGGTTTTTTTGTCCGGTTCAGAAATCAGGTTGTTCCACTTTTGTCTACCTATCCGTTTATCCGCATCTGGCATGCAGGTTGCTCTACGGGACAGGAAGTTTACTCGCTGGCAATTTTGCTACTAGAGGAAGGGTTGTATCACCGCTGTCGTATTTACGCCACGGATATGAATGAGCGGGTACTGCAAAAAGCAAAAAGTGGGATTTATCCATTGGAACTGATGCAGGAATACACACAGCTTTACCTTAAAGCAGGGGGTAAACGCTCTTTCTCAGAGTACTATACCGCTGCCTATGACAATGCCGCTTTTCGTGCCTCACTCAGAGAGAACATCATTTTTTCCCAGCACAACCTGGCAACCGATCATTCATTTAACGAATTCCATGTGATTCTGTGCCGGAATGTCCTGATTTATTTTGATCCGGTTCTGCAAAAACGAGTTCACCAACTGTTTTACGATAGCCTTTGTCCTTTGGGTATTCTGGGTTTAGGTCGTCAGGAAACGCTTAGACTAACCCCCTATGAACCGCACTACGAAGAATTGGGCGATCGCATCTATCGGAGGCTGCATTAA
- a CDS encoding chemotaxis protein CheB, with the protein MAFEIIVIGTSLGGLSALRVLLGSLPRDFPLAIAVVQHRYKDFNNSLSSFLQQFLSLPIKDVEDKDPIQPGKIYLAPADYHLLVEPGYFSLSIDEPVSFARPSIDVLFESAADTYRDRTVGIVLTGANHDGARGLSSIKTANGLTIVQDPASAESNIMPLAAIAATCVDAILPLAEIAPYLMNRCASVRS; encoded by the coding sequence ATGGCGTTTGAGATCATCGTCATTGGCACCTCTCTGGGTGGGTTGAGTGCCCTCAGAGTGCTGCTAGGTAGCTTGCCCCGAGACTTTCCCCTGGCAATCGCTGTTGTTCAGCATCGCTACAAAGACTTCAACAACAGCCTAAGCTCCTTCTTACAGCAATTTCTTTCCCTGCCTATTAAAGATGTGGAAGACAAAGACCCCATCCAACCTGGGAAAATTTATCTAGCTCCAGCAGACTATCATTTGTTGGTTGAACCGGGTTATTTCTCGCTTTCTATTGATGAACCCGTTTCTTTTGCCCGTCCCTCGATCGATGTTTTGTTTGAGTCCGCCGCAGACACCTACCGAGACCGGACAGTGGGAATTGTTTTGACTGGAGCAAATCATGACGGAGCGCGGGGCTTAAGCAGCATCAAAACAGCCAATGGTTTGACGATTGTACAGGACCCCGCCTCAGCGGAAAGTAACATAATGCCCCTGGCAGCCATTGCCGCGACCTGCGTTGACGCCATTTTGCCGCTGGCTGAGATTGCCCCCTATCTAATGAACCGTTGTGCTTCTGTCCGGAGTTGA
- a CDS encoding hybrid sensor histidine kinase/response regulator — MQPDLQVNILLVDDREENLLSLDAVLSSLGENLVQARSGEEALRCLLEQDFAVILLDVQMPGMNGFETANLIRNRPRSRHTPIIFLTAFSTSDEFVFKGYSSGAVDYLLKPIDPVILTSKVAVFVDLFRKNEIIKQQAEEVRRKAAQLKTINTELRQSEERFRSLSACSPVGIFLLDIHGQCIYTNPRCQAICGFSSTESMGEGWMQFIHPDDQKRAIEDWANYTHQQKEDTYEYRFQTADGTIRWTLVRSSPMFSDKGKLIGHVGTVEDITQRKQAEADREQMIREQAARREAEAANRMKDEFLAVLSHELRTPLSAMLGWARLLRTQKLDKPTRERALETIERNAVVQSQLIEDILDVSKIIRGKLNLKCAPINLVSVVEGAIDSVRHQLESKEIQLETLLDAATGRVQGDPFRLQQVIWNLLTNAIKFTPDKGRVEIRLERVQAGSREWGVGSGEQASHAPHPTPHTPAFVQIQVIDTGIGISPDFLPNVFDRFRQADSTTTRSHNGLGLGLAIVRHLVELHGGTVHAASPGEGKGATFTVRLPLIEAGKPGGEAGTRGWGDAEIKVEGRGQEAEGRRQEVQGETQRSVLSPQPSASIQNSKFKIQNSEFTQNPAPADTPLHGIQVLVVDDEADTLELMSFALQQFGATTIAVNSANKALEELSHAKPDVLISDISMPEQDGYMLIHQVRERETESQAPLPAIALTAHTREEDQKKVLSAGFQAHLAKPIDMNLLAEAIVRLLNHPVELSN, encoded by the coding sequence ATGCAGCCAGACCTTCAAGTAAACATCCTGTTGGTGGATGATCGGGAAGAAAACTTGCTGTCCTTAGACGCTGTGCTGAGTAGCCTGGGTGAAAATCTGGTGCAGGCGCGTTCTGGAGAAGAAGCTTTGAGATGTTTACTGGAGCAGGATTTTGCGGTCATTCTGTTGGATGTGCAGATGCCCGGAATGAATGGGTTTGAAACCGCAAATCTGATCCGCAATCGACCCCGATCGCGCCACACCCCAATCATTTTTCTAACTGCCTTTAGCACAAGCGATGAGTTTGTCTTTAAAGGGTATTCATCTGGAGCGGTGGATTACCTTTTGAAACCGATCGATCCGGTGATTCTGACCTCCAAAGTGGCGGTATTTGTTGATCTATTTAGAAAGAACGAAATCATCAAACAGCAGGCAGAGGAGGTGAGACGCAAAGCAGCCCAACTAAAAACCATTAACACTGAATTACGCCAGAGTGAAGAACGCTTTCGCTCCCTCAGTGCTTGTTCTCCGGTGGGCATTTTTCTACTCGATATTCATGGACAATGCATCTACACCAATCCCCGTTGTCAGGCAATTTGCGGCTTCTCCTCAACTGAAAGCATGGGGGAAGGATGGATGCAGTTTATCCATCCTGATGATCAAAAACGGGCGATCGAGGATTGGGCAAATTACACCCATCAGCAAAAAGAAGATACCTACGAATATCGGTTTCAAACTGCCGACGGAACGATTCGCTGGACCCTTGTACGCTCCTCTCCCATGTTCTCTGACAAGGGCAAATTGATCGGGCACGTTGGTACCGTTGAAGATATTACCCAGCGCAAACAGGCAGAAGCCGATCGCGAGCAAATGATTCGCGAACAAGCTGCCCGCCGAGAAGCAGAAGCCGCCAACCGAATGAAAGACGAGTTTTTGGCAGTTCTTTCCCATGAACTACGCACTCCTCTTAGTGCCATGCTGGGTTGGGCACGCCTACTTCGCACCCAAAAGTTGGATAAGCCCACCAGGGAGCGCGCCCTGGAGACAATTGAACGCAACGCAGTGGTTCAGTCCCAACTGATTGAAGATATCCTGGATGTTTCAAAAATTATCCGCGGCAAGCTGAACCTGAAATGCGCGCCAATCAATCTGGTTTCTGTGGTTGAAGGTGCAATCGATTCGGTTCGACACCAGTTGGAATCAAAGGAAATTCAGCTGGAAACCCTATTGGATGCGGCAACCGGACGAGTTCAAGGAGACCCTTTCCGACTCCAGCAGGTGATCTGGAATTTGCTGACCAACGCCATTAAATTTACCCCCGATAAGGGCAGGGTGGAAATCAGACTAGAAAGGGTGCAAGCAGGGAGTAGGGAGTGGGGAGTAGGGAGTGGGGAACAAGCGTCCCACGCCCCACACCCCACGCCCCACACCCCCGCTTTTGTTCAAATCCAGGTCATCGACACTGGCATTGGCATCAGTCCAGATTTTTTGCCCAATGTCTTTGACCGCTTTCGTCAGGCAGATAGCACCACCACCCGATCGCACAATGGATTGGGCTTGGGGCTTGCGATCGTGCGCCACCTGGTTGAACTGCACGGCGGCACAGTCCACGCTGCCAGCCCCGGTGAGGGCAAAGGGGCAACCTTTACGGTGCGGCTACCCTTGATTGAGGCAGGCAAGCCAGGAGGGGAGGCGGGGACACGGGGATGGGGGGACGCGGAGATTAAAGTAGAAGGCAGAGGGCAGGAGGCAGAGGGCAGAAGGCAGGAGGTGCAGGGGGAAACTCAGCGCTCAGTACTCAGCCCTCAGCCCTCAGCCTCAATTCAAAATTCAAAATTCAAAATTCAAAATTCTGAATTCACTCAAAACCCTGCCCCAGCCGACACCCCCCTGCACGGAATTCAGGTTCTCGTTGTAGATGACGAAGCAGACACGCTGGAATTGATGTCCTTTGCCCTCCAGCAGTTTGGTGCAACCACGATCGCCGTGAATTCGGCTAACAAAGCGCTGGAAGAACTGAGTCATGCCAAACCTGACGTATTAATCAGCGATATTAGCATGCCAGAACAGGATGGCTACATGCTGATTCACCAGGTTCGGGAGCGCGAAACGGAAAGCCAGGCACCCCTGCCCGCGATTGCCCTGACTGCGCACACCCGCGAAGAAGACCAAAAAAAAGTCCTATCCGCAGGATTCCAGGCTCACCTCGCTAAGCCCATTGACATGAACCTGCTAGCAGAGGCGATCGTCCGACTTCTGAACCACCCTGTAGAACTATCTAATTAA
- the hisD gene encoding histidinol dehydrogenase — MLRIITQRSEARTELRRICDRTHDDQVVHKEATVREVLQAVKRQGDRALLHYTSEFDQIDLKPEELRVSGSELDAAYQQVSKELLDAIRLACRQIEAFHRQRIPKSWVHFAEDEVVLGKRYTPVDRAGLYIPGGQAAYPSTVLMNAVPAKVAGVPRIVMVTPPGSEKGINAAVLVAAQEAGVEEIYRVGGAQAVAALAYGTETIPKVDVITGPGNIYVTLAKKLVYGTVGIDSLAGPSEVLIIADKAANPSHVAADMLAQAEHDQMAAAILLTDDSVLARKVVEEVERQLIDHPRRLLTEKAIAHYGLVVVVESLEVAAELSNEFAPEHLELEIEDPWALLDKIRHAGAIFLGNSTPEAVGDYLAGPNHTLPTSGSARYASALGVETFLKHSSLIQYSPTALQKVAGAIDVLATAEGLPSHADSVRLRVRGSLNPDSSH; from the coding sequence ATGCTGCGAATCATTACTCAGCGGTCTGAGGCACGAACGGAACTGCGACGAATCTGCGATCGCACCCACGATGATCAGGTCGTTCATAAAGAGGCAACGGTGCGGGAAGTGCTTCAGGCGGTTAAACGCCAGGGGGATCGCGCACTCCTGCATTACACATCGGAATTTGATCAAATTGACCTGAAACCAGAAGAGTTGAGGGTTAGCGGTTCAGAACTAGACGCCGCCTACCAGCAGGTCTCCAAGGAACTACTGGATGCCATCCGGCTTGCCTGCCGTCAGATTGAAGCTTTTCATCGGCAACGGATTCCCAAGAGCTGGGTTCACTTTGCTGAAGATGAAGTGGTATTGGGAAAACGATATACCCCTGTCGATCGGGCAGGGCTTTACATTCCAGGTGGGCAGGCTGCCTATCCCAGTACGGTTTTGATGAATGCGGTTCCTGCCAAGGTGGCAGGGGTGCCCCGGATTGTGATGGTGACACCCCCCGGCAGCGAGAAAGGAATTAATGCAGCAGTTCTGGTTGCTGCCCAAGAAGCCGGAGTAGAGGAAATATACCGGGTAGGCGGGGCACAGGCGGTTGCGGCTCTTGCCTACGGAACCGAAACCATCCCAAAGGTGGATGTGATTACAGGGCCAGGCAACATTTATGTTACCCTGGCGAAAAAATTAGTCTATGGCACAGTTGGGATCGATTCCCTGGCCGGGCCTTCGGAGGTGCTCATTATTGCTGACAAAGCAGCCAATCCCTCCCATGTTGCCGCTGATATGCTGGCCCAGGCAGAACATGACCAGATGGCAGCCGCTATTCTACTGACAGATGATTCGGTGTTAGCCCGCAAGGTAGTAGAAGAGGTTGAGCGCCAGTTGATCGATCACCCTCGTCGGTTGCTGACGGAGAAAGCCATTGCCCACTATGGTTTAGTTGTCGTGGTGGAATCGCTGGAAGTGGCAGCAGAACTTTCTAACGAATTTGCCCCCGAACACCTGGAGCTGGAAATTGAAGATCCCTGGGCACTTTTAGATAAAATCCGCCATGCCGGGGCAATTTTTCTGGGCAACTCCACACCGGAGGCTGTTGGTGACTATCTGGCAGGTCCCAATCACACCTTACCCACATCGGGATCAGCCCGCTATGCCTCCGCATTAGGTGTAGAAACCTTCCTCAAACATTCCAGCCTGATCCAATATTCCCCCACCGCACTACAAAAAGTTGCCGGGGCGATCGATGTACTGGCAACCGCTGAAGGGCTTCCTTCCCACGCCGATTCTGTGCGCCTCCGGGTTCGAGGCAGCCTAAATCCCGATAGTTCCCACTAA